In Alicyclobacillus acidocaldarius subsp. acidocaldarius DSM 446, the genomic window CTCCAAAATGTCCATCGCCTTCGGGAAACGCCCCCGGAGTTCCGCGACCACTCGGCGAAGCTGCTCGCGGGCCGCTTCTTGCGTGGGCTGGGTGAAGATCGTCCGGATGATCGAGGCCACCATCGACTGCTCCCTCTTCGGCACTTGGCTCAACACGTTCCGAATCGTGTGCACTTTGCAGCGTTGCCACGTCGCGCCCGTCAGCACTTCCGAAATGGCCTGGCGCAAGCCTGCGTGCGCATCGCTCACCACCAGACGCACGCCCCGAAGACCTCGCGCCTTCAGGCTGCGCAGAAAGTCCGACCAGAACGCGCCGTCCTCGCTCGTTCCGACATCGAATCCGAGTACTTCGCGCTCTCCGGTGTCCGTGACGCCAATGGCGATGACCAGCGCCATGCTCTGCACGCGGCCGCCCTCCCGCACCTTCGGGAACGTGGCATCCAGCCACACGTACGGATACTCACGCTCGAGCGGCCGCTCCTTGAACTGGCGAACCTCTTCATCGATGAGCTGGCAGAGGCGAGACACCTCGCTTTTGCTAATGCCATCCAGGCCCAACGCTCGCACCAGGTCATCGACCTTGCGGGTGCTCACGCCCTTCACGTACGCTTCCTGGATCACAGAAGCCAGCGCTTGTTCCGCTCGACGCCTGGGCTCCAGAATGGAAGGGAAGAAGCTGCCCTGACGGAGCTTTGGAATCTTCAAATCGACCGTCCCGAGGCGCGTGTCCCAGGCCCTTGAACGATAGCCGTTTCGTTGTGTGACACGGCTCTCCGTCCGCTCATAGCGCTCGGCACCGATTTTCTCTGCGGCTTCCGCATCGATGAGGAACTGCGTCACGAGTTGCATCAATTCCCGTAAAAAATCGATCTGATCCACGTCTTGCATCTTGCGAATCCATTCGAGAACTGCGAAGCTATTGAGCGAAGCCATCGTTGCGTGCCTCCTACTTTTGGTGTTGGTCACACTTAGTAGACACGCACGGTGGCTTCTTCGTCAATTGGGGACGACGAATTTTACACCACCACTTGAGACTCTAACTCGCGCTCATCGACGTCGGGTACAAGACGACGGATGTCGTCGTGGCGGTGCTCTTCCCGGCCTATCAGATTGTGCGGGAGATGAGCCTGAGCCTGGATGTTGGGGTGCATAACGTTGAGGCCATGCTGCAACGGGCGTATCAGCGGGCTTACGGCGCCGAAATGCTGGACCGGGAGCGGATGCGGCTCGCGCTGGACGGGAAGCGCATCTATCGCTTTGGACAGCCCGTGACGCTGCCTGTGGACGAGGCGCGGCGGCAGGTGGCGGAGCGCATTCGGGCAGGTGTCGTGCAACATTGGGGGCGGGCGATCTCCACGGTTGCGCGCGTGTTTCTCGCAGGAGGCGGCGCAGCGCTTCTCGGCGCGTATTTGGCGCAACCGCCGCTTGTGGCGGAGATGGTCCCGGATCCGCAGGGAGCCAACGCGCGAGGGTTCTACAAATTGGGGCGGTTTGCGGAAACGGCGTAAGAGAGGAGAAACCGCCGATGTCGAGTCTCTTAACGGTGTACTTTCAACCCATCTGGGACTTGTGGACGCGCACGGTGGTGGGGTATGAGGCGCTCGTTCGGGGACAACGGGCAGATCGAGTGATCTCGGCGCATGAGGTGTTTCGGGAGGCTGGTGAACACGGCGGGGCCGTGGCGGTCGACGCGGAGGCGCGGCGCATGGCGCTCGAACGGCTGTCCTATCTGCCGCAGGAGACACGACTGTTCGTGAACCTGCTGCCGAAGACGGTGGAGACGATCGCGCCCCATCTTTGGTTTCCGCGCGGCGCGCGTCTGGAGCGCATCGTCGTCGAGGTCTCCGAGCGCACCAAGCGCGCGGAGCGGTTACAACAAGGGCTCACGCCCCTTCGCCTCCATG contains:
- a CDS encoding IS256 family transposase translates to MASLNSFAVLEWIRKMQDVDQIDFLRELMQLVTQFLIDAEAAEKIGAERYERTESRVTQRNGYRSRAWDTRLGTVDLKIPKLRQGSFFPSILEPRRRAEQALASVIQEAYVKGVSTRKVDDLVRALGLDGISKSEVSRLCQLIDEEVRQFKERPLEREYPYVWLDATFPKVREGGRVQSMALVIAIGVTDTGEREVLGFDVGTSEDGAFWSDFLRSLKARGLRGVRLVVSDAHAGLRQAISEVLTGATWQRCKVHTIRNVLSQVPKREQSMVASIIRTIFTQPTQEAAREQLRRVVAELRGRFPKAMDILEAAEEDVLAFMALPIEHWRQICSTNPLERLNREMRRRMDVVGIFPNRASVVRLAGAILQEQHEEWLVSRRYFSLESMAKLKPNRPFLAAEAMLQK
- a CDS encoding EAL domain-containing protein, coding for MSSLLTVYFQPIWDLWTRTVVGYEALVRGQRADRVISAHEVFREAGEHGGAVAVDAEARRMALERLSYLPQETRLFVNLLPKTVETIAPHLWFPRGARLERIVVEVSERTKRAERLQQGLTPLRLHGLQVALDDYGVERTNLHLLEVLQPEWIKLDLSFVREGRWELIRSLRRFVEDWPGMHLIVEGVESKVDIERCLDAGVRYMQGFALGIPLPLTDALRVEVDPR